The following proteins are encoded in a genomic region of Enterocloster clostridioformis:
- the tnpB gene encoding IS66 family insertion sequence element accessory protein TnpB (TnpB, as the term is used for proteins encoded by IS66 family insertion elements, is considered an accessory protein, since TnpC, encoded by a neighboring gene, is a DDE family transposase.), translated as MLDFSGSTTVYLACGCTDLRKSCTGLAAIIKLKFHLDPYSRCMFAFCNRRRTLLKILQWDGSGFWILMKRLDRDSFHWPDTPDELQKVTLKEIHWLCDGLSLNPSGAFEERHPKIVI; from the coding sequence ATGCTTGATTTTTCCGGAAGTACTACGGTCTATCTGGCATGTGGCTGCACGGACCTCCGGAAGAGCTGCACTGGTTTAGCGGCCATCATCAAACTGAAATTCCATCTCGATCCGTACTCCCGCTGTATGTTCGCGTTCTGCAATCGCAGGCGCACATTGCTCAAGATCCTTCAGTGGGACGGGTCAGGGTTTTGGATCCTGATGAAACGGCTGGACCGCGATTCCTTCCATTGGCCTGACACACCGGATGAACTGCAGAAAGTTACGCTGAAAGAGATCCATTGGCTGTGCGATGGTTTATCCCTGAACCCCAGCGGCGCATTTGAAGAACGTCACCCGAAGATCGTCATATGA